The Ornithodoros turicata isolate Travis chromosome 9, ASM3712646v1, whole genome shotgun sequence genome includes a region encoding these proteins:
- the LOC135368719 gene encoding alpha-tubulin N-acetyltransferase 1-like isoform X1, producing the protein MEFPFDVADILPFKVNVVESDFVVKDAATVQPLKLQEDESFRSSSLCFRDRVDFLILPDSLSSNLEKLGHVINVFGERSAAAQYLPAPITSAEKLANSRHRLYILVNHDESGKSIVVGILKVGHKELFLSSGEEGSSPRCLTPLCVLDFYVNEQQQRCGHGRFLFDAMLQAEGGMHAAKLAIDQPSPKLISFLEKHFALRDALPQSNKFLVFRTFFTLCPEPQRTQDYSTGAKIRSRDKERQTPRCNRTHSLDSSSVGSCLAWWSSECGWEQAHTPKSKVCHSHWTTSQSPVSRIEYRYRLSGHTHDCSSMWNVFGLEPPGDRRASYPSRSNAPTASLRD; encoded by the exons ATGGAATTTCCCTTCGATGTCGCCGACATCCTTCCGTTTAAAGTGAATGTTGTTGAAAGTGACTTCGTTGTGAAAGATGCAGCTACGGTGCAGCCTTTGAAATTGCAAGAGGACGAGAGCTTTCGATCGAGTAGCTTGTGTTTTAGAGACCGTGTAGATTTCCTAATCCTTCCGGACTCCCT CAGCAGCAACCTGGAAAAACTGGGCCACGTGATAAATGTTTTCGGAGAGCGCTCTGCAGCG GCCCAGTATCTACCAGCACCTATCACTTCTGCAGAGAAATTGGCGAATTCTCGTCACAGGCTGTACATACTTGTCAACCATGATGAAAGCGG GAAAAGCATTGTGGTAGGGATACTCAAAGTAGGACACAAAGAATTGTTCTTGTCCTCGGGCGAAGAAGGGTCCTCACCTCGCTGCCTCACTCCCTTGTGTGTGCTCGACTTTTACGTGAACGAGCAGCAGCAACGGTGTGGCCATGGACGCTTCCTCTTCGATGCAATGTTGCAA GCGGAAGGAGGCATGCATGCCGCAAAGCTTGCCATCGACCAGCCCTCCCCCAAGCTAATATCTTTCCTCGAGAAGCACTTCGCTCTACGGGATGCACTCCCACAGAGTAACAAGTTCCTGGTCTTCAGGACGTTTTTCACCCTCTGTCCAG AACCACAGAGGACACAGGACTACTCAACTGGTGCAAAGATCAGGTCCAGAGACAAG GAACGTCAAACACCAAGGTGCAATAGGACTCATTCATTGGACTCCTCATCAGTTGGCAG CTGTTTGGCCTGGTGGAGCTCCGAATGTGGCTGGGAGCAGGCGCACACACCAAAATCAAAAGTCTGTCACTCTCACT GGACTACATCACAGTCTCCTGTCTCCAGGATAGAGTACAG GTACAGGCTTAGCGGGCACACTCACGACTGCTCGTCCATGTGGAATGTCTTTGGCTTGGAACCTCCCGGTGATCGTCGTGCATCCTACCCCAGCCGCTCAAACGCCCCTACAGCCTCTCTTCGAGATTGA
- the LOC135368719 gene encoding alpha-tubulin N-acetyltransferase 1-like isoform X2 produces the protein MEFPFDVADILPFKVNVVESDFVVKDAATVQPLKLQEDESFRSSSLCFRDRVDFLILPDSLSNLEKLGHVINVFGERSAAAQYLPAPITSAEKLANSRHRLYILVNHDESGKSIVVGILKVGHKELFLSSGEEGSSPRCLTPLCVLDFYVNEQQQRCGHGRFLFDAMLQAEGGMHAAKLAIDQPSPKLISFLEKHFALRDALPQSNKFLVFRTFFTLCPEPQRTQDYSTGAKIRSRDKERQTPRCNRTHSLDSSSVGSCLAWWSSECGWEQAHTPKSKVCHSHWTTSQSPVSRIEYRYRLSGHTHDCSSMWNVFGLEPPGDRRASYPSRSNAPTASLRD, from the exons ATGGAATTTCCCTTCGATGTCGCCGACATCCTTCCGTTTAAAGTGAATGTTGTTGAAAGTGACTTCGTTGTGAAAGATGCAGCTACGGTGCAGCCTTTGAAATTGCAAGAGGACGAGAGCTTTCGATCGAGTAGCTTGTGTTTTAGAGACCGTGTAGATTTCCTAATCCTTCCGGACTCCCT CAGCAACCTGGAAAAACTGGGCCACGTGATAAATGTTTTCGGAGAGCGCTCTGCAGCG GCCCAGTATCTACCAGCACCTATCACTTCTGCAGAGAAATTGGCGAATTCTCGTCACAGGCTGTACATACTTGTCAACCATGATGAAAGCGG GAAAAGCATTGTGGTAGGGATACTCAAAGTAGGACACAAAGAATTGTTCTTGTCCTCGGGCGAAGAAGGGTCCTCACCTCGCTGCCTCACTCCCTTGTGTGTGCTCGACTTTTACGTGAACGAGCAGCAGCAACGGTGTGGCCATGGACGCTTCCTCTTCGATGCAATGTTGCAA GCGGAAGGAGGCATGCATGCCGCAAAGCTTGCCATCGACCAGCCCTCCCCCAAGCTAATATCTTTCCTCGAGAAGCACTTCGCTCTACGGGATGCACTCCCACAGAGTAACAAGTTCCTGGTCTTCAGGACGTTTTTCACCCTCTGTCCAG AACCACAGAGGACACAGGACTACTCAACTGGTGCAAAGATCAGGTCCAGAGACAAG GAACGTCAAACACCAAGGTGCAATAGGACTCATTCATTGGACTCCTCATCAGTTGGCAG CTGTTTGGCCTGGTGGAGCTCCGAATGTGGCTGGGAGCAGGCGCACACACCAAAATCAAAAGTCTGTCACTCTCACT GGACTACATCACAGTCTCCTGTCTCCAGGATAGAGTACAG GTACAGGCTTAGCGGGCACACTCACGACTGCTCGTCCATGTGGAATGTCTTTGGCTTGGAACCTCCCGGTGATCGTCGTGCATCCTACCCCAGCCGCTCAAACGCCCCTACAGCCTCTCTTCGAGATTGA